The stretch of DNA CAGTGTGGACTGAGGTGAGactttttagaattttttttatttatctactTTATGctctttatttataattattgttaCATTTATCACTGAGTCCTTGTGGCTAGAAGTGGCTTAAAGTGATTAAAAacaataagtaaaaaaataaataagtaaattgtttccctggttgtttatgtctggCTTTATGTTAATAACAGATCACACTGATCACAATCTATAATGAATGTtctgtgacttttttttccaaTAATTTCTCCTacatgaacacagtgacagTTTATGACAataaatgataatgataatgatagttaataTCAGTGAGTGAAGTCCACAAGCAAAGCTTTTAGTCAGTAAATGTTATAGTAGTGCTTTCTGGTTGCATAACACATAATTATAGTTAGCCTggacatgtgcatgtgtgtattctTAGCCTAAGTAGACTAGATTTAGTACTGACAATTAAAGCACAAGCTTCTATAGGctaaaacatttaatatattCAAAGCTGTTTCACATCTGAAAAGGCTTGTTGGGTCATTGCAGCTCTCACGTGGACAAAAGGTAATCCTGCCTAATCATTTAGACCAGCCCAGTCATCCTAGATCAGTGGACATGCTCTAAAAAGACACTGCCCTTTATGTTGATTTGAATGTATATCAATCTGCAGAAtcaatttttttcattttcaatgtCCAATACacttaaaacacacatttacttacaaCTGATTTAAGCGATTTGAGTTGGATACATACAActaatgaaagtaaaagaagcaacACAAGTTAGCAAATTTGCTTTTTCTTCAACATTTCATTAAGTTGCTAGTGTTCTGCCCAATCATTGTAAACAGCAGAGAATGTGGAAACTCAATTTCACAGCCTGCAACAACAAGGCTAAGTAGTTCAccaaagagcatgaggaagatgcatacagagaaacagcaatatgaagaaaataaataaaacaagtaaaaacatATGTAAATAGAGGATGTTAGTAGGTGTTGAGAAAGACGTGGAGCTTTACCCAACAGATTTGTCCCAACAAACACTTATCACATAAATCTGCCAACTCGCTGTGTGTCATCAATATATGGCACAACTGACTCAGTTACTTGCATTtgttaaataacaataataagagaAAACTGATTTAAACCAATGGCACGTCTGATCTTCTCATTTTACTctaaacaacaaacaagctTATTTTCATGCAAATTAGTGTCTTTAATCTCTGTAGATTGGTAGAATGACAAATGTGCCTGATATTTCCAGTTACAATATGAATTACACTGTGTGAATTTACTTACTGTTTTCTGATTCTAGGTCTTTAGTAGCTCCTCAGGACCTAACTGTGATGTAGGTGGAATTACTTAATACTTTAGACATGGCAGAGTTGCAGGATTCTGAGGATGCAAACTTGGGGTCTGGTCCAAAGGAGGAAGATGAGATCTGTGAGTTTCAAAGTGACTCAGATTGTGGGAGTCTTCTGTCAGACGATTCTGTGCTGCCAGATTATGAGGGAGAAGAAAACAGCACCCAAATCGCTAACACCCTTTATGAAGCTTGCTGTCAGAACAACGCCCCGGCACTGAAGAGGATCTTAGAGAGAGGAGTGACATGTGATGAAGTGATGGAGGTTGACATAAATGGCTGGGTGAGAGAGCATATGATCACCTTAACTGGTCAATtcttacttctttttttttgtttcattaaatgtatgttcttttgtatttattctattgGTACACTTTTTACAAGCATAACACACTTACTGCCCATATCAATGGTTTTAACTACAACTCAAATTTAACACACCCCATTCAGTCAATCAAGCACTTCTGCAGGTtgctgcagatgtgtggccGTGTTGCCTTAGGGTTCCATAATGGTTTTATCCACACGCTCAGTTCACgtgtcagacagacagctgctcagtctgtacGTGTTGCCTGCAGCTCTGTGTCCATTGaggaaattattactgtaaaaaaaaaagcgacAGTAAAACTGTTATGGTTGAACTTTGGCATGCGTCCCAAACCAAAAAATAAGTGTGATGATGTCACCAATGAATCTACTATTAAATTAGTTGCCAACTAAGTAGGTTGTCACTGTAAAGGTTTCATTATTGTCAATTTTATGCACATTTTAGCTATAAGGGAAAGCATCAATCAAAACCAGGTGAATTTCTTATATGGTCAAGAATGGAGGTGGATTTCAAGTTGACTTTTTTATGAAGTTTAGCTGTTTACTTTGTAGAGCCCAGTTTCACAAATGTTgtgttagcaccatgctaaccaCATTTTAGGATGTTTCTTGTCATCATGTTCAGGTTATCTAATGCAAAACATTTGTATCCAGCTGAATATTATAGGTGTTATTGATTTTTTCTAatgcatgtattttttttacggTTAGAATGGTTTGATGGTGGCCTCATATAAAGGCTACCTGCCGATTGTCTATGGACTGCATAATTGTCATCACCTGGATATTAACCACCAAGACAATGATGGGAACACTGCCCTTATGATTGCCGCACAAGCAGGTCAGTCATTCAAACTTATTCTGAGGCAAGTTGCTGTCATTTGAAATTCTTTGAATTTGAGTCCATCTAAATGTTAGAACTCGTCGATTAGTGTGCATATAGAGTGCTACACTAATGTAAATATCATGAGTTTCTCTCCTACTTACTAAATACCTTTGAGTATTTAAGTCTTTAACGAAGCATTCAGCTAAGCCATTGTCCTGGGATTATTCTGTGCACAGGTCATGTCTCCATATGTAACTACCTCCTGAACTACTTCCCTGGAGTGGACATAGAGATGCGAGACAGCAGAGGATTCACTGCCCTCATCAAAGCTGCGATGCAGGGCAGGAGTGATGTAGTGGCAGCCCTTGTAATGCATGGTTAGTGgactaaaataaatacacacactgtaatcaGATCTGCATGTACCAACCAGTAAAGCCACAGACCACATTAAAATATCACAGAAAGTgctttattatattaaacaaGTAGCCACTTTAATATGTGATCAGATTAGGCTGGATTAGATGTGAAATAGTAGAGTAGGAGAACTTCACCTCCTTTGGgtcagtctgcctttcttacaatCATTAAAAAGCCATTAACTGATCCCAGATTAGCATTCTTACTTAATATGGGccagtttttttattgttttgttatttcATGTTGTACATTTATAAATGGAAACCTAAAGTTCAGTAACCAGgaattttattccaagtacactaaattgacaaaagtgttgggacatcTGCTGTTTAGTAAAAAACACTGCAATCAGTCTATATATCATGTAATTTTCACATAATAGAAAAAGAAgctgatgtttttaaatatcaCATGGTTACACAATTATAAGGCTTTTAACAGTAATGATCTGTACAGTTAAAAACTCTTGCTGTGTTTTCTTGTCTGTGTGTCTCCTAGGTGCAGACCTAAACATAGTAGATTCGTACCGTGGAAAATGCGCACGGGACTGGGCTCTAAAAACAGGCCGTTTTGACACTTTGTACCGTCTGCGCCGCCTCGTGCTCCGCCCCACAGCCGAACAGTTCTGCCTCAGCTACCTACCAGAATGGCCGGACCTCAAAGTCCGAGTCGCCAAGGCAACAGCCAATAGGAGCGCAGGGCAGAAGATGGCCCACCGTCTGAAAAACACTTTTGGATTTAGCTTCCCGCGGGATCCGCAAGACAATGGGGTCATGGATCACGTGGTGCGAATGACCACCGGCCTGTGCAGCCCGCTTGTTGCCACAGCAACACGGCCGCTCTGCCCAAGTAGCCCCCCAGAAGTGGGGAAGCGGCGACTGACTGTTCCAGAGCTCATCCTGAAGCATTCGGCCCAGGAGTTGGAGGAGATTTCAGTTTGCCACCGTAATGGTTCCATATCCTCTGCTGTCCCCTCGGTCCACTCAGCCGAGTGTATGCCAGCAGCCTGCTGTGCGGACACAGAGCGAAGGGGTAGCGTGCTGTCCACAGCTCAGTCCAGCCTCAAAACTTTTATCCCCCGCAGTGTAGCCTCACGGAGGAACAGCATATTCCCCTCAGGATGTGTCCCTCAGATCAGAGTGACCAAGTCAACAGAGCCCACGCCCAAGAAACAGAAAAAGCCCAAAATCCACAAGGGCTACTTGGAGCCACCCAAGTGGAAATACAAGGAGAccaaagaaaagaagaagaaagagaagaacaaaacagagaaagagaaggtagagagtgagaaaaaagaCAAGGACAAGAAAAAATGAGGTGTTGCTTGGAGGTAGTGTTCAGATAGTGCTCAGTGAAGTTTGTGAGTCTTTTGTGCTGTTGGATATGAGAATGATGGACTGTGCAAAATGCACAGCCAAGTCCACCCACTAGTTAGATCTCCCTCTATCACACATGAGACTACCTGTGTTGGAAGGGTAAAGGCTAACGTATACTCTCTGCAAGTCACATCTAGACCAGCCACCACATATTTTCGACCTGCTGCTAACACAATGTCATCAgacagctcaacacacttggaggagaacactaaatGCCAATTCTACATCAGCCAACAGGTGCCCATGTTGGCTATTATTGTGCTGAGTTATTGGGGTGATGGAAGGCCTTCCTACCTACTCAGAAAGACAAATAATGCTTGTTTGGACACATTTGACCTAGCCTGACACGTAGTGATGAACTTTAGTAGGTGCATTCAAGCAGGAAAATAACACTGATTCTTCCAAGAGCCTCTGAAATAAATTGACtcatacaaacagacacacacacacacacctctgcatTTGGAAAAAAGTTCAAGAATTCTGTTTACAATTCCAGGTAATGCagtacactctaaaaaatataGCTGCTAGGAAAAGtttatttgagtgatgccatagtaGAACtgcctttggttccataaagaaccatttttgtaatagagatgtgattAAAAGATTtgcattaaaatatttttggtgGGTATTTTAAAGGTACTTTACATcttttttacaaacatggttctttattgaactAAAATGGGTTTTTCTATGACATCactcaaaaaaacatttgtaccacctttatttttaattgagTTTACAATTACAGTTAATGCAACTAGTTGTGttgttatatacaatatatgttgTTAATAACAATTGTTATTAGACTGCATCATATTTTAGCCAGAACAAATGATGGAGAGTCACatattctgtttttattttcagtttagaAAAGGTAATAGATCATTTTAAGTTACATCAAATACATTCTTAGTAAAGTCTTGTGTTGGGTATGCTGATGTAAAAGCTTCAGTAAGAGTATGGACCAACACTGAGTATATGCAATAGCAGCAGACATCATTTCATCTGTACTGCAGTTTTAAAATAGATCCAACTGCTGTTTAGTTTTCCACTAATACTGCTCTATTGTACTTGTATACTTATAATAAAGTATGATATTTTTGACTAAGAGGAATGCTAATGCCTACTAAAGATGGTGTAACCATAATGTCCTCAGAGACCCTCTTGACCTAATGAGACGCTGTATGCACAAACAATTTCcttataaaaataaaacgtACAAAAATGAACAGTATAAATAGATGCAATGCAGAAACAATGTTGACTTTATATTAGAAAGGACAGACATCAGATGTCAGAGaatgtatttttgtaaataGATGGGTAAAATTGAAAAGGTgcactgtttaataaaatgtgctgcacttaCAATCTAagaaattaaagcagcattatgtgagaaattGGCATTTCCTTGCTCCAAGGCTTACCTACAGTTAGGAAGtggaattcatgctttgagccaccaccgaagacatgcatttctggaagAGCTGATAGATCCAGAAttcactgaaaatgaaagaagcacgtgGACTGACAGGGTAGAGTGATATTACAaaattttacatgaatatgCAGCATTATGCGGTTCTAGTGAGagttgtcctgcctgcttcaccagcATTGCATAGTGCATAGACACTATTCtgcctgttacagtcagtggagcatcccATTCATTTTGAAGCAgttgttttaatgtaaaaatgctgcataatgctgctcTAAATACAGTTAGAATAAGTATTGGGAAGATGCTGCAGAGCCACAAAGGAATATTTAGTATCAATCTGAAACCAATAACTATTACTAATAGTAGCAGGATGCTTTCCTCCTCACTGTTAAGCAGTGATTTTAGTGAGTGTTCCCAAAATGATATACTTTAATCCTCTGACCTGCGCTGACACCTAAGACCATGTCTATGGAATTGTGGGGACAAACTTGATGCTGTTTAGTAATCTGCAGTAATAGAACAGTAATCTGCTCTTGCAGACTTACACAATGTCTTGTCAAGTTCAGCAGGGAGGTCACACTGAGATAAGAAACaggaacaaacacacaaacaagtcCGTTTCAGACAGATAGAGACCTGAGGAAGTGTTCTCTGCATTTGGACCTGTTACACAACAGAGTGAATGTGGAACTAAAACTACATTACAGAAACAAAAAGGGCAGTTTGCTCAGTGGTGGAAAGTAACGGATTGCGTCTATTGTAGTACTGTACACAGCTGAGAATCTTTCTGTGATAAAATGAAAATAGAACTGTAATGTACTAATCTACTTTTTAATCCAGTTTAGTGTGTAAACATAATCCATTCTGAATTCACAATAATTGCTTTTATTTACAAACATATTTCTCGGCCTGAAGTGTAGTGTCAAGTATTTTGCTCTCCAtgttgacttttgtgtttagtggtACGTAGGCTTAATAGGTATCTTcagatcctagtctatacaaactagctaagggcattttctgagtaaacagtgaagcacgtttgtaagtcgctctggatgagagcgtctGTTAAATaacttaaatgttaaatattaatgtGATGAATGGTATGAAATATTAAGGTGAATATTAACACCACTCACACCACTGACAATCAAAAATGTGAAACAAAAGAACTTTTCATCAAGCATTTATACAATAATAACATATTGTTCACGAGTAAGTAATTTAGGGAATATCTTTACTTTCTTTGTAACTCTACTTCTACTTAATATAAGGGAGGGGGGTGACCTGGCTATGTTCTCCAAATGGACAAGACAGTGGAGCATAAGCTGATTTGtaagtgttctgagatctttttacaGAAATCCcctcccagactcatctgcatctataGCCTTCTATCTAAAGTCCTGAAGAGCTATTTGGATTTCACCATGGTGATACCAcccacttcaacaatcaagagcaaagcAACTAAAtgtgtctgaggtttaaataagaatcaggcacctgattctaattttagtcattttaagtagtaaaaaCCATGGGGGTTTCCTAatgttttcctcacaagaaattgcatttctattcattacatacattttacaaatgaaatGAACAAAAATTCTGTGGTTATGTTACCTTCATATCTCAATGTTGCTAAAATGAGGAATAAAAataggttttaatttatttttgtcatATGACTGTATCTAGACAGTTGCTTTAACTGTACACATACCCAGAATATTCCATCTTGGACTGTACTCATGTATCATGTACATATTCAGTTTTTTGTCCCCTGCATGCTCATGCTAAGGAAATGTATCATACATGAAATTATTAAGTCATATGATCATAGTAAATGATTGATTCAGTAAGAACACACAGTAGTACTAAAGCAAAGCACCACTTAACTCCTAATAGTGCACCCCTATTGAGCCTCATTAACAAGAGCAAGTGAGTGAAAAGGAGTAAGTCAGAACCATGACATGtttcatataaatataatacaaaatatatgaaataaaatatcTGAAATATAAATCTAAATCAGATTATAGAACAAATCAAACCCAAAACTGTGAAATGATCATAAATCTGATAAAGAAGAGGGTGGAATAATTGGGACCTGGTTTCATAAATATAAAGTGCAAAGTGCATACAAAAAGTCCATAAGAGGCCAAAGTTTCCTGTAAGAATGCCCGTCGAAACTGGCAGATACTGAAACagaaacaatcaatcaatccatcaatcaatcaacctttatttttaatcagAGGTTCATTAAAGGTGGCCCCCACAATACAGAAAAACACaactaaatataaatgaaaGACAAGATGGTTAAAACCTGACTGTAAGTTGTTCCTCAAGATCAAATGCAAACAAGCGGAAAATTAATGTTAACCTCATGCACGGTGGCTAGTTAGTATGTCCTCCATGTTTCTCACTCTCAATTTTTTGCTCTTCTCTGTAGTGAGCGTGGCCAAAAGTGTCCATTTCTGATTGTGGGACAGCGAGTATCCGTTGTGTGGCGTAACAGTCTTTCACCACACGAATCTTTTGGGTCTTTACTAATCTGTGCTTTTCTCGGCAGTTAACACACTTTCATTTCCACACCACTCACTTTCAACCACCTCACAGACCAACATGACTCTCTGCAATGCAGCCGGTAAGTGTCCAGTTGGTCAGTGTGTTACTGATCACTCAGGTACATGATTTTAGAAAAATATAAGAATATGTGAATTTACATATAAGTATGATGTTGCCATTATGGAACAGTAGAATACATCACTCAGTGCCATTAGCCTGGATGCAGTGTTTATGAATGTGTGCATTCTGTTGAATATGTGAAACGTTTACGCTGTTTGACTCTGATTGACTGAAAGCATTGTTTCACTCTTTAGCCATTGTGTTCTGCATAGTTGTGAACTGTGTGCACATAGAGTCTCAGGGTAAGTTTGACAACTTGCTGACATTCATGATC from Salminus brasiliensis chromosome 7, fSalBra1.hap2, whole genome shotgun sequence encodes:
- the ankrd33ab gene encoding photoreceptor ankyrin repeat protein: MAELQDSEDANLGSGPKEEDEICEFQSDSDCGSLLSDDSVLPDYEGEENSTQIANTLYEACCQNNAPALKRILERGVTCDEVMEVDINGWNGLMVASYKGYLPIVYGLHNCHHLDINHQDNDGNTALMIAAQAGHVSICNYLLNYFPGVDIEMRDSRGFTALIKAAMQGRSDVVAALVMHGADLNIVDSYRGKCARDWALKTGRFDTLYRLRRLVLRPTAEQFCLSYLPEWPDLKVRVAKATANRSAGQKMAHRLKNTFGFSFPRDPQDNGVMDHVVRMTTGLCSPLVATATRPLCPSSPPEVGKRRLTVPELILKHSAQELEEISVCHRNGSISSAVPSVHSAECMPAACCADTERRGSVLSTAQSSLKTFIPRSVASRRNSIFPSGCVPQIRVTKSTEPTPKKQKKPKIHKGYLEPPKWKYKETKEKKKKEKNKTEKEKVESEKKDKDKKK